Proteins encoded together in one Pontiella desulfatans window:
- a CDS encoding DNRLRE domain-containing protein, with translation MKKIAAFFCLSLLAAQAQTNLLYEDFEDPTVGYVPSIAELSDGEGDYFGRVASDGISVGSYVVYTNLHGNGYFGGQDMDADPGAPGGEATLSWNGLDIFGMTGLVFSALFAEDVGYNGDDDWDAADFAHVEYRIDGGGWNNLLWFENDGAQYNSKAYEDTDFDGIGDDAALTDAFTLFEKSIPGTGAALDLRISLHLDSGDEDIAFDNVTLSGYGTGAVFVENPQDVSAEPGGAGQVNVYWSPNANADDVLIARSTNNVFGIPAKGTAFSYVDTVPGGGEVIFNGSGFVVMNAGLEEDGEYYFRIWSVDSETNYSSGVTVNGLASEYNEGIHVIHVNDVHSRLTTHDYDITGTNDVPVLEKVGGAAYMAAKMLELATAEPGSVIVDAGDVSEGNVLGDIDGNRGLIQFYNELDRKLKLQRGRGLDASVVGNHDVRHIDMLNNMKNLANFPFISMNIVHEGTTTPYFDPYVTVVADGKKVGILGYTTDTSSHLEETTEPVIDVLTCSWNNNASDIQIKGYVDHLRNVEQCDMVLLLVHVGHSRVASDSDGKWQLVEDDGQTEPPDVVVGGHWHTMTETVWQPSDINHKTIIAEAASYCQYVGEIELADDGSYIDSWKNVVRCADITPDPDVAQVVEDLKTEYALNPHTKYGDTNVAYALDQVIGYSAVDLRLNKDKWFTHSEFPWAGDNAAGAWVSDSMQWYIDTQTPDSCDLALQSGGGVRRDNAAGEITYLELYETYPWQDDNMVLIEATGQEIWDFIEEDHCGTSISRGWQVFADDGVIYKIEKGGVPINPTDTFNVAVSKYMYAHDNDFATGGWGDPTPVEYDYSIRQTMIDYTSQFTSNNPMQVASDRYVLNTGSAGRFRAVVTMVDDANSEPYFESAYVRLLSATDDTVARRGGYVDANLVNADGSINATNRLAEVMLYRSYLGFEEGALTNGMLIDIEGEFGFHAGNPQFVDQKGIVADGVEFRIVGTNTALALPDFKGSISEFWDEYHENRYVAFEGEKTGSHKITDRMGQTLSVYTEGGYDLMALPGDIGDHLELAGVQTMRYDERRFRCAEAYVVESAPVDIDYLPFSLVDAIVPVQQGDSPLILAASASDSTEESLSILLPTDDAHVESGDQGRNSGSSPNLYLQSSASSPYGNERIWTRFDLSGIPAGAVIGSAALELYCYGTYNATSEMDVDVHGATDDSWSEDSITWSNQPLFGASLDMATLSTESYKWYGWDVTSFVESERSGDAAVSLVVKAAVEDAATANNLVFDAKEYNGGAKGPFLKIDYAEPVVTGGSVASVDFYYRHSIDGSAWTEWTIAGTASVAPWNLSFVYPEGDGWYEFFSVATDNTGNEEPMPRFADARVLFTFDPSAIGFAEALDNHLDWTTGGSSNWFVQTVDTGDGVDAARSGSIADKETSWLETSVAGPGTLTFQWKVSSEDRFDGLAFMVDGNDELVLNGEVDWTEASYQIEDNASHVLRWEYYKDSTLSTGEDCGWLDQVLWMPHYEGFALWANEMGYAGDLAAFLAMDNNSNGVPNAFEYAFGTNAQNGLMLGIRLVDGKPVVETPAQDVATLPYVDVAVLGSTNLIDWTLTVLPTNGAPDGCAWFRTETQPTNAFFKLEAGLVE, from the coding sequence GTGAAAAAAATCGCCGCGTTTTTTTGTCTTTCCCTTCTTGCCGCACAGGCTCAAACGAATCTGCTCTACGAGGATTTTGAAGACCCAACGGTTGGCTACGTGCCATCGATCGCGGAACTCTCCGATGGGGAAGGGGACTATTTCGGGCGGGTTGCCTCCGACGGGATTTCGGTGGGTTCGTATGTGGTTTACACGAACCTGCATGGCAATGGTTATTTCGGCGGGCAGGACATGGATGCCGATCCCGGTGCGCCGGGGGGCGAAGCAACGCTCTCATGGAACGGCCTCGACATCTTCGGCATGACCGGCTTGGTGTTTTCCGCCCTGTTTGCCGAAGACGTCGGCTACAACGGGGACGATGACTGGGACGCGGCGGATTTTGCCCACGTTGAATACCGGATCGACGGGGGCGGTTGGAACAACCTCCTGTGGTTTGAAAACGATGGTGCCCAATATAATTCGAAAGCGTATGAAGATACGGATTTTGACGGTATCGGGGACGATGCGGCACTGACCGATGCCTTCACGCTCTTCGAAAAAAGCATCCCGGGCACGGGGGCGGCGCTCGATTTGCGGATTAGCCTGCACCTCGATTCGGGCGATGAGGATATTGCGTTCGACAACGTAACCCTTTCGGGCTACGGCACGGGGGCGGTGTTCGTGGAGAATCCCCAGGATGTTTCCGCTGAGCCGGGCGGAGCGGGGCAGGTCAATGTTTACTGGAGCCCCAACGCCAATGCCGACGATGTGCTTATCGCCCGTAGTACAAACAACGTGTTCGGCATCCCGGCCAAAGGAACAGCCTTCTCCTATGTGGACACGGTTCCGGGTGGCGGTGAAGTCATCTTCAACGGTTCGGGATTTGTGGTCATGAACGCCGGGCTGGAAGAAGACGGGGAATACTATTTCCGCATTTGGTCGGTCGATTCGGAAACGAACTATTCATCCGGCGTGACGGTCAACGGCCTGGCCAGCGAATACAACGAGGGCATCCACGTGATCCATGTGAACGATGTCCACTCCCGCCTGACCACGCACGATTACGACATCACGGGCACGAATGATGTCCCGGTGCTGGAGAAGGTGGGCGGCGCGGCCTACATGGCCGCCAAGATGCTGGAGCTGGCCACTGCGGAACCGGGGTCGGTGATCGTGGATGCCGGGGACGTTTCGGAAGGGAACGTGCTGGGCGACATCGACGGCAACCGCGGCCTGATCCAGTTCTACAACGAGCTTGACCGCAAACTGAAACTGCAGCGCGGGCGCGGACTCGACGCTTCGGTGGTCGGCAACCACGACGTGCGCCACATCGACATGCTCAACAACATGAAGAACCTCGCCAACTTTCCGTTCATCTCCATGAATATTGTACACGAGGGAACCACGACGCCCTATTTCGACCCGTATGTAACGGTCGTGGCCGACGGCAAGAAGGTCGGTATTCTCGGCTACACCACCGACACCTCCTCGCACCTCGAGGAAACCACCGAACCCGTGATTGACGTGCTGACCTGCTCCTGGAACAACAATGCCAGTGACATACAGATCAAGGGCTATGTCGACCACCTGCGCAACGTGGAGCAGTGCGACATGGTGCTGCTGCTGGTCCACGTCGGCCATAGCCGCGTTGCCAGCGATTCCGACGGCAAATGGCAGTTGGTCGAAGACGACGGCCAAACCGAACCGCCGGACGTCGTGGTCGGCGGCCACTGGCACACCATGACCGAAACCGTTTGGCAGCCTTCCGACATCAACCACAAAACCATCATTGCCGAAGCCGCATCCTATTGCCAGTACGTGGGCGAGATTGAATTGGCGGACGACGGATCGTATATCGATTCATGGAAGAATGTGGTGCGCTGCGCCGACATCACGCCGGATCCGGATGTGGCCCAGGTGGTCGAAGACCTGAAAACGGAATATGCCCTGAACCCGCACACCAAATACGGCGACACCAACGTGGCCTACGCGCTCGACCAGGTGATCGGCTACAGCGCGGTCGACCTGCGTCTCAACAAGGACAAATGGTTTACGCACTCCGAGTTCCCGTGGGCGGGCGACAATGCCGCCGGGGCTTGGGTGTCCGATTCCATGCAGTGGTACATCGACACCCAGACGCCCGACAGCTGTGATCTGGCCCTGCAGTCCGGTGGCGGCGTCCGCCGCGACAACGCCGCCGGCGAGATCACCTATCTCGAACTCTACGAAACCTATCCGTGGCAGGACGACAATATGGTGTTGATTGAAGCCACGGGGCAGGAAATCTGGGACTTCATCGAAGAAGACCACTGCGGCACCTCCATCTCCCGGGGCTGGCAGGTTTTCGCCGATGACGGTGTGATCTACAAGATCGAAAAGGGCGGCGTGCCGATCAACCCGACCGACACCTTCAATGTGGCGGTCAGCAAATACATGTATGCCCACGACAACGATTTCGCGACCGGCGGCTGGGGCGACCCGACCCCGGTCGAGTACGACTATTCGATCCGCCAGACCATGATCGACTACACCTCCCAGTTCACGAGCAACAACCCGATGCAGGTGGCCAGCGACCGCTATGTGCTCAACACCGGTTCGGCCGGGCGCTTCCGTGCGGTGGTCACCATGGTGGACGACGCCAACTCCGAACCCTACTTCGAAAGTGCCTATGTCCGCCTGCTCAGCGCGACCGACGACACGGTTGCCCGCCGCGGCGGTTATGTGGATGCAAACCTGGTGAATGCCGACGGTTCCATCAACGCGACCAACCGCCTGGCGGAAGTCATGCTCTACCGTTCCTACCTCGGCTTTGAGGAGGGCGCGCTGACCAACGGCATGCTGATCGACATCGAAGGGGAGTTCGGCTTCCATGCCGGCAACCCGCAGTTCGTCGACCAAAAAGGCATCGTGGCCGACGGCGTCGAGTTCCGCATCGTCGGAACCAACACTGCGCTGGCCCTGCCGGACTTCAAGGGTTCCATTTCGGAGTTCTGGGACGAATACCACGAAAACCGCTATGTTGCCTTCGAGGGCGAAAAAACGGGCAGCCACAAAATCACGGACCGCATGGGCCAGACCCTTTCGGTCTATACCGAAGGCGGCTACGACCTCATGGCGTTGCCCGGGGACATCGGCGACCACCTGGAGCTGGCCGGCGTGCAAACCATGCGCTACGACGAGCGCCGCTTCCGCTGCGCCGAAGCCTATGTGGTCGAAAGCGCCCCGGTCGATATCGATTACCTTCCCTTTTCCTTGGTGGATGCGATTGTGCCGGTTCAACAGGGCGATTCCCCTCTCATCCTTGCGGCCTCAGCCTCCGATTCCACTGAGGAATCCCTTTCCATCCTGCTGCCGACCGACGATGCGCACGTCGAGTCCGGCGACCAGGGCCGCAACAGCGGAAGCAGCCCAAACCTCTACCTCCAGTCCTCGGCCTCCTCGCCCTACGGGAACGAGCGCATCTGGACCCGGTTCGATCTCAGCGGAATACCCGCCGGAGCCGTCATCGGTTCCGCCGCCCTCGAACTCTATTGCTACGGCACATACAACGCGACCAGTGAAATGGATGTGGATGTCCACGGTGCGACCGATGACAGCTGGAGCGAAGATTCCATCACATGGAGCAACCAGCCGCTGTTCGGAGCATCGCTGGACATGGCCACCCTCTCCACCGAGAGCTACAAATGGTATGGGTGGGACGTGACCTCCTTCGTGGAAAGCGAGCGTTCCGGCGATGCCGCGGTCAGCCTGGTGGTCAAGGCCGCGGTCGAAGACGCGGCAACCGCCAACAACTTGGTCTTCGATGCCAAGGAATACAACGGCGGCGCCAAAGGCCCCTTCCTGAAGATCGACTATGCAGAACCCGTCGTAACCGGCGGCAGCGTGGCAAGCGTCGATTTCTACTACCGCCACTCGATCGACGGCAGCGCATGGACCGAATGGACGATCGCTGGAACCGCCTCGGTGGCCCCATGGAACCTTTCGTTCGTCTACCCCGAAGGCGATGGCTGGTATGAATTCTTCTCCGTGGCCACCGACAACACCGGCAACGAGGAACCCATGCCGCGCTTCGCCGATGCCCGCGTCCTTTTCACGTTCGATCCCTCGGCCATCGGTTTTGCCGAGGCGCTCGACAACCACCTGGATTGGACCACCGGCGGATCGTCGAACTGGTTCGTGCAAACCGTTGACACCGGCGATGGCGTAGATGCCGCCCGAAGCGGTTCCATTGCCGACAAGGAAACCAGCTGGCTGGAAACCTCGGTGGCCGGCCCCGGAACCCTGACCTTCCAATGGAAGGTTTCGAGCGAGGATCGCTTCGATGGTCTGGCATTCATGGTGGACGGGAATGACGAACTGGTTCTCAACGGCGAAGTGGATTGGACGGAAGCCTCCTACCAGATCGAGGACAATGCTTCCCACGTCCTGCGCTGGGAATACTACAAGGACAGCACCCTTTCGACCGGCGAAGACTGCGGTTGGCTCGACCAGGTGCTCTGGATGCCGCACTACGAAGGCTTTGCCCTCTGGGCAAATGAAATGGGCTATGCAGGCGACCTGGCCGCGTTCCTTGCAATGGACAACAACAGCAACGGCGTGCCCAACGCATTTGAATACGCCTTTGGCACCAACGCCCAGAACGGTCTGATGCTGGGCATCAGGCTGGTGGACGGAAAGCCCGTCGTCGAAACCCCGGCGCAGGACGTTGCCACCCTGCCGTACGTCGATGTGGCGGTGCTCGGCTCCACAAACCTGATCGACTGGACACTGACCGTCCTGCCGACCAACGGCGCCCCCGACGGTTGCGCATGGTTCCGCACCGAAACACAACCCACCAACGCCTTCTTCAAACTCGAAGCCGGACTGGTGGAATAG
- a CDS encoding TIR domain-containing protein: MGDVSYRHYAFISYSHRDEAWAKWLQHRLETYRLPSVIRKEAPHLPKHVRPVFRDQTDLGIGVLTDELRRELKDSQFLIVVCSPNSAIPNADGKHYVNHEVESFVQLGRTDRIIPIIVDGEVDAVVPGKECFCPALKKLAEDALLGASIPELGREKAFIKIVARILNLRFDMLWDRHGRRKKRTVAVAAACGAAVLLGAVAGGVGLWDFNRTKIHHYVDYVEENGLPEGIQKLCKEQAGHRHVSWRFEKSRGRVRRVSSVNGSDSVWAAVDTETADRPVDREFHYRADGSLEWAQEYSTNGRKLKRWFYTPDMSVVEFRDTGEGRHQTKAVHLATETAGIHSRGGMVFGRHRSRIAAWELVYDEAGRVVQRLYLNSNKSPCTDASGVAGLHFEYAPNGQVVSVQYLGVDGKPCPTRTGVAGRRYDYDSNANRLRIAWVDADGHPVLNENQSACSIRRYDEWGNAVAETYEDVAGKPCVVREGFARLSLEYDTHGNQIEGRFAGLDGQPCIGKGGYATIAMKHNAKGYPVEEAYFDCEGNPCLQRGGYALGEASWDNRGNVVAVSFRDMNGKPCLNRDGYGRLTSVYNEAGDLVERHYWDTEGNPTLNNEHTAGYAQAFDEHGNLVEQSFFGMDGTPCLHRAGIARITRSYDGRGNVIEWAYFNEDGKPCLHKEGYARLTSEHDEFGNVLEETYFGRDGLPCIAANGCSRAKMKYDASGNLIEWRYFDAEGQPALFGGSHARSVQEFDGRGNMVGKSLFGLYGKPCLGAEGFARIEKAYDERGHVESERCFGVDGQPCLAGNGVAGVETRYNQRGHAVEKRCFGVDGALCLSPEGYARMTREYGERGNLTAESYWGVDGLPVMHKEGYARKEREYDDRGNVVAMSYFGMDGKPCAQQDGIARFVKKYDDLGNCIAWAYYGADGRPCLHNGGYARMEQDYDARGNVLVEHYFGVDGKPSPGATGFARIEMEYDGRGRRIAWRHFGKDGQPCADQGGIAHSTALYDIRGNMVERAFFGVDGNACLCREGFSRFSRTFSERNVMMRELFYNEKNKPMPMVYGCNRVLPNSPGARSGVKPGDVFVAVGEWNISLEPWGFRGELTRTENAGRAVVFYRPTEARFFRAEFPAGKMGIGYVHNLLPAWEPLRQVAASYQHWVKAETKSE, translated from the coding sequence ATGGGGGACGTCAGTTATCGGCACTATGCGTTTATAAGTTATTCCCATCGGGACGAGGCATGGGCCAAGTGGTTGCAGCACAGGCTCGAAACCTACCGTTTGCCCAGCGTCATTCGCAAGGAGGCGCCGCACCTGCCAAAGCATGTGCGTCCTGTTTTCCGCGACCAGACCGACCTCGGCATCGGCGTGCTGACCGATGAGCTGCGCCGCGAGTTGAAAGACTCGCAATTCCTGATTGTCGTCTGTTCCCCGAATTCCGCGATTCCGAATGCCGATGGGAAACACTATGTGAACCACGAGGTGGAAAGCTTTGTCCAACTGGGGCGAACCGACCGGATCATTCCGATCATTGTCGATGGCGAAGTGGATGCGGTGGTTCCGGGGAAAGAATGTTTTTGCCCCGCGTTGAAAAAACTGGCTGAAGATGCGTTGCTGGGTGCGAGCATTCCCGAGTTGGGCCGGGAAAAAGCCTTTATCAAAATCGTTGCCCGTATCCTCAATTTAAGGTTCGACATGCTGTGGGATCGGCATGGTCGCAGAAAGAAGCGCACTGTTGCCGTGGCTGCGGCGTGCGGTGCGGCGGTGCTGCTGGGAGCAGTTGCAGGTGGGGTCGGACTTTGGGACTTCAACCGCACGAAGATCCACCACTATGTCGATTATGTGGAAGAGAACGGGCTGCCCGAGGGTATTCAAAAACTCTGTAAAGAGCAGGCCGGACACCGTCATGTGTCGTGGCGGTTTGAAAAAAGCCGAGGCCGGGTGCGCCGGGTGTCCTCCGTCAACGGGTCGGATTCCGTTTGGGCGGCGGTCGATACCGAAACCGCTGACCGCCCGGTCGATCGCGAATTCCACTATCGTGCTGATGGTTCCTTGGAGTGGGCGCAGGAATACTCCACCAATGGACGGAAACTCAAGCGCTGGTTCTACACGCCGGATATGTCGGTGGTGGAGTTTCGCGATACCGGCGAAGGGCGCCACCAGACCAAGGCCGTTCATCTCGCCACGGAGACGGCGGGAATACATAGTCGGGGCGGAATGGTCTTTGGTCGGCACCGCTCCCGGATTGCCGCATGGGAGTTGGTCTATGATGAAGCGGGGCGGGTGGTGCAACGCCTTTACCTGAACAGCAACAAATCCCCCTGCACCGATGCGTCGGGTGTTGCCGGCCTGCACTTCGAATATGCGCCAAACGGACAGGTGGTTTCGGTTCAATACCTTGGGGTGGATGGCAAACCGTGTCCAACTAGAACCGGCGTGGCTGGTCGGCGTTATGATTACGATTCAAACGCGAACCGGTTGCGTATTGCGTGGGTGGATGCGGATGGGCATCCTGTGCTGAACGAAAACCAAAGTGCCTGCAGCATCCGGAGATACGATGAGTGGGGGAACGCGGTCGCGGAAACCTACGAGGATGTCGCCGGGAAGCCGTGCGTGGTGCGAGAGGGGTTTGCTCGACTGTCTTTGGAATACGATACGCATGGCAATCAGATCGAGGGCCGGTTCGCGGGACTCGATGGGCAACCCTGCATCGGTAAGGGCGGCTATGCGACCATCGCCATGAAGCATAATGCAAAGGGCTATCCGGTGGAGGAGGCCTATTTCGATTGCGAGGGCAATCCCTGCCTGCAACGCGGTGGCTATGCCCTCGGCGAGGCTTCGTGGGACAATCGGGGCAATGTTGTTGCAGTCTCGTTTCGGGACATGAACGGTAAACCCTGTCTGAACCGCGATGGCTACGGTCGGTTGACATCCGTCTACAACGAAGCCGGGGATTTGGTGGAGCGCCACTACTGGGACACCGAGGGAAATCCCACATTGAACAACGAGCATACGGCCGGTTATGCACAGGCCTTCGATGAGCATGGAAACCTGGTCGAGCAGTCGTTCTTTGGAATGGATGGAACGCCTTGCCTGCATCGCGCTGGCATTGCCCGGATAACGCGTTCCTACGATGGGCGCGGCAATGTGATCGAATGGGCCTATTTCAATGAGGACGGGAAACCTTGCTTGCACAAGGAGGGTTACGCGCGCTTGACGTCGGAGCACGACGAGTTCGGCAACGTGCTTGAGGAAACCTACTTCGGTCGGGACGGCCTACCCTGCATCGCCGCCAATGGATGCAGTCGGGCTAAGATGAAATATGATGCAAGCGGCAACTTGATCGAGTGGCGCTATTTCGATGCGGAAGGCCAACCGGCGCTTTTCGGGGGAAGCCATGCGCGCTCGGTTCAGGAGTTCGACGGGCGCGGAAACATGGTCGGGAAATCGCTATTCGGTCTCTATGGCAAACCCTGCCTGGGGGCGGAGGGCTTTGCGCGTATCGAGAAGGCATACGACGAGCGCGGCCATGTGGAGTCGGAGCGTTGCTTTGGCGTGGATGGCCAGCCATGCCTGGCCGGGAATGGGGTTGCCGGGGTGGAGACGCGCTACAACCAACGGGGCCATGCGGTTGAAAAACGGTGCTTCGGTGTTGATGGGGCCCTATGCCTGAGTCCGGAGGGCTATGCCCGTATGACACGGGAGTATGGCGAGCGGGGGAATTTGACGGCGGAATCCTATTGGGGAGTGGATGGGTTGCCGGTCATGCACAAGGAAGGGTATGCGCGCAAAGAGAGGGAATACGACGACAGGGGGAACGTGGTGGCCATGTCCTATTTCGGTATGGATGGAAAGCCTTGTGCACAACAGGACGGCATTGCCCGTTTCGTGAAGAAATACGATGATCTCGGCAATTGCATCGCATGGGCATACTATGGTGCGGATGGTAGGCCGTGCCTGCACAATGGGGGCTATGCCCGGATGGAACAGGATTACGATGCCCGGGGCAATGTGCTGGTGGAGCACTATTTCGGTGTTGATGGAAAGCCTTCCCCGGGGGCAACGGGATTTGCCCGGATCGAGATGGAATACGATGGGCGGGGGCGCAGGATTGCGTGGCGTCATTTCGGAAAAGATGGCCAGCCCTGTGCCGACCAAGGGGGGATTGCCCACAGTACTGCGCTTTACGACATCCGTGGAAACATGGTGGAGCGTGCGTTCTTTGGCGTGGACGGCAACGCGTGTCTGTGCCGCGAGGGATTTTCGCGTTTTTCCCGCACGTTCAGTGAACGCAACGTTATGATGCGTGAACTATTTTATAACGAAAAAAACAAGCCGATGCCCATGGTCTACGGTTGCAACCGGGTGTTGCCAAACTCGCCCGGCGCACGGTCTGGGGTGAAACCCGGTGATGTTTTTGTGGCGGTGGGCGAATGGAATATTTCGCTGGAACCTTGGGGGTTCCGTGGCGAATTGACTCGCACGGAAAACGCAGGTCGAGCAGTGGTCTTCTACCGTCCAACGGAAGCGCGGTTTTTCAGAGCGGAGTTTCCCGCCGGCAAAATGGGGATTGGCTACGTGCACAACTTGCTGCCGGCGTGGGAGCCGCTTAGACAGGTGGCGGCATCCTATCAGCACTGGGTGAAGGCCGAAACCAAGAGTGAATGA
- a CDS encoding toll/interleukin-1 receptor domain-containing protein, translating to MNEVGNQIVEKHKTFISHASEDAAVAGKLVEVLEARGFLCWFAPREIGGGADFAEQIINGLEQCSVMLLLLTRRSAESPHVLREVNHAIGRNMQILPVRVEEFTLTKNMAYYLSHVQWIDAFPKPFESYHPAIVEQVGKLLEEGRATVQPEGWTPNRVVVRSQKSKMVWLLLLLVVGLCGVLVWKSRPPMAPVDAPAPPEYTEAQPDTMDPATWVGDESQTIEDLETEVERLAKLAEQEAAEKVKRQVERDRIQKLEQLASLTDEKEKVPENDEPVVKEDSLPAKPDGQVVEVELAALTPDDLEIHVWYFGSSGMAESALEKMLGVLALHRYPFVYVHRKRFVQQQADYHELHLGNDSIDSLIRSQAQSVYYDSAAQPAVEKLRSIIPLDAKHRMIPRPKDSMQSRFMGDLTKRIDIVGLPASKQYPSVAPPPLPKTSNAPVAPITDPAKIEIQIYQKGSNQTVPRNAKKALETLRGAGFVNSVHQNMVQLQGTAGYFNLYLGNTLLVLHSPDDGTVYYDPAAADMLERIKQVLPLDGFAIKMREPGSIQEKRAGKSLASHIDIFGLPNYKTY from the coding sequence ATGAACGAAGTGGGGAATCAGATCGTGGAGAAACACAAGACATTCATTAGCCATGCGTCGGAGGATGCGGCGGTTGCGGGGAAACTGGTCGAGGTGCTGGAGGCGCGGGGATTCCTGTGCTGGTTTGCGCCGCGGGAGATTGGCGGCGGGGCGGACTTTGCGGAACAGATCATTAATGGGCTCGAACAGTGCTCGGTGATGCTGTTGCTGCTGACGCGCCGTTCGGCGGAATCGCCGCACGTGCTGCGCGAGGTGAACCACGCCATTGGGCGCAACATGCAGATCCTGCCGGTACGTGTGGAGGAATTCACGCTCACCAAGAACATGGCCTACTATCTCAGCCACGTCCAGTGGATCGATGCATTCCCGAAACCCTTCGAGTCCTACCACCCGGCCATTGTCGAGCAGGTCGGCAAACTATTGGAAGAGGGGCGGGCAACGGTACAGCCGGAGGGCTGGACACCGAACCGCGTGGTGGTTCGTTCGCAAAAGAGCAAGATGGTCTGGTTACTATTGTTGCTCGTGGTGGGGTTGTGCGGCGTGCTGGTGTGGAAATCGAGGCCACCCATGGCTCCGGTGGACGCCCCGGCACCTCCCGAATATACCGAGGCGCAGCCGGACACGATGGATCCGGCCACCTGGGTAGGCGACGAAAGCCAGACCATCGAGGATTTGGAGACCGAGGTGGAGCGGCTTGCAAAGCTTGCCGAGCAGGAGGCCGCCGAGAAAGTGAAGCGCCAGGTGGAACGGGATCGGATTCAAAAGCTTGAGCAGCTCGCTTCGTTGACCGATGAAAAAGAGAAGGTGCCGGAGAATGATGAGCCGGTGGTGAAAGAGGATTCCTTGCCTGCCAAGCCTGATGGACAGGTTGTGGAGGTGGAGCTTGCGGCATTGACTCCGGACGACCTGGAAATCCATGTTTGGTATTTTGGTTCAAGCGGGATGGCGGAAAGCGCCCTGGAAAAAATGTTGGGGGTCCTGGCGCTCCATCGCTATCCATTCGTATATGTGCACCGGAAACGATTCGTTCAGCAGCAAGCCGACTACCATGAGCTGCATCTGGGCAACGATTCGATCGATTCCCTCATACGTTCCCAAGCGCAGTCGGTGTACTACGATTCCGCAGCTCAACCGGCGGTGGAAAAGCTCCGGTCGATCATCCCCCTGGATGCGAAGCACCGTATGATCCCGCGCCCAAAGGATTCGATGCAGTCCCGGTTCATGGGTGACCTGACGAAGCGCATCGACATTGTGGGGCTTCCCGCATCGAAGCAATACCCCTCGGTGGCACCGCCGCCGTTGCCAAAAACATCGAATGCACCGGTGGCGCCCATCACCGATCCGGCGAAGATCGAGATCCAGATCTATCAAAAGGGCTCGAACCAAACGGTTCCCCGAAATGCGAAGAAGGCTCTTGAAACATTGCGTGGTGCGGGCTTTGTAAACAGTGTTCACCAAAACATGGTTCAGTTGCAGGGCACAGCGGGCTACTTCAATCTCTATCTTGGCAACACCCTTCTGGTGCTCCATTCCCCGGATGATGGAACCGTCTACTACGATCCGGCGGCTGCGGACATGCTTGAGCGGATCAAGCAAGTGCTACCGCTGGACGGGTTCGCGATCAAGATGCGTGAGCCGGGATCAATCCAGGAAAAACGTGCCGGCAAATCCCTCGCCAGCCACATCGACATCTTCGGCCTTCCAAATTACAAAACCTATTAG